The Thiomicrorhabdus lithotrophica DNA segment ATTTTAAGCTCCTAAGAATGAGGTGGGGTGACTATTCTGTTTACCATTTCTGTCGAAGGTAACAACCATATCACTGCTAAGTAATAACTCAAAAATTAAAGACTGGTTGAGTTCGATTATAGCTCTAGTTTTTATCAAGAGTGTTATAATTTGCCGCTATTAAAATTGAATATTATTGAATCTGCTACAGTAGATTTTAAGAATTGAGACCTCCTAAATGTTAGAACAACCAAATGCAATGAGCCCAGTTGAAAGACGTGCGGCGTTTTCCATTGCAGGAATCTTTTCAACCCGAATGTTAGGCCTTTTCATGATTTTCCCTGTTTTTGCATTGTTTGCAGAAGCAGAGTTCAAAGACATTACCGGCTTACAGATTGGTATTGCCATCGGAATATATGGCTTAACTCAGGCATTTTTACAAATTCCTTACGGAATGCTGTCCGATAAGTACGGTCGTAAACCGCTTATTATTGCGGGTATGTTTATCTTTATGGTCGGGTCGATTATCTGCGCAATGGCTGACTCTATCGAAATGATGATCATTGGCCGAGCAATACAAGGTATGGGTGCAGTAGCTGCGGTATTAATGGCCTCGGTTGCAGACTTAGTAACAGAACAATTTAGACTGCGGGCCATGTCTATTGTGGGCATCACTATTGGTTTGTCATTTACCTTGTCTCTAGTGGCAGGGCCGCTATTGGCTAGCTGGTTTGGCGTAAGAGGCATCTTTTGGGTCATTGCGTTACTGGCTGTTGTGGGAATGTTACTGGTTAAATTTGCCATGCCCGACATAAAACAACAGAGTTTTCAGCGTGAAGCCGAAGCCGACCCTAGCCAGTTTGGTGAAATTCTAAAGCACCCTCAGTTACTACGTTTAGATTTTGGTGTGTTTGTGCTTCACGCCATTTTAACAGCGATGTTTATCGTTGTGCCTTTAACACTTAGAGATTCAGCAGGTCTGGAAAGTGTAGAACACTGGATAATTTATTTACCAGTGATGTTGCTTTCATTTGCCTTGATGGTGCCATTTATTATTCAAGCAGAAAGTAAAGGCCGTATGAAGCCTATTTTTGTAGGCGCAATAGCGATAATTGCACTGATGCAATTAGGTTTTGCCTTTATTGAGCAAAGCTTTTGGACGCTATTCTTTTTACTGCTTATTTTCTTTACCGCATTCAATTTACTAGAAGCGTCTTTGCCTTCTTTAGTAGTGAAATTATCCCCAGCGGATAAGAAAGGAACCGCCAGTGGCGTTTACTCTACCAGTCAATTTTTAGGCGCTGCAATTGGTGGTGCTATCGGTGGATATTTTTATCAATATTATGGGTATAATGGAGTCTTTCTATTTACCGCAGTAATTGGTAGTTTATGGTTTATTGTTGCCATGAGCATGGAAAAACCATTGCCGTTAAGTATCGCTTCTGTGCCTATCTATGACCTTAAACCAGAAGAAACAGAGAGCGTTCAAGCTCAACTGTTGGCTTATGACGGTGTGTATGAAGTTGTCGTCTTACCAGAAGAACAACGAGTCTATTTCAAGATTGATAGAAAACTTGTAAATGAAGTCGCTTTGATTGATTATATTGAACAAAGTCAAAAACAAGAAAGTTAAACCAAATTTAGTTAAGTATCTTAGTAAAGAATTTAAAGAGAGAACAATAGTATGCGTGGTGTGAATAAAGTCATCTTAGTTGGAACACTAGGGCAAGATCCAGAAGTAAAATATGCAGCTAATGGTAATGCGATTGCTAACCTAAGTGTGGCAACCAGTGAAGAGTGGAATGACAAAAACACGGGGCAGAAACAGCAAAAAACTGAATGGCACCGCGTGTCAATGTTTGGAAAATTAGCTGAAATTGCTGGTCAGTACCTTAAGAAAGGTTCACAGGTTTATCTTGAAGGTAAATTGCAAACACGTAAGTGGCAAGATCAGAATGGACAAGACCGCTATACGACTGAAGTTGTTTTAAGTGGTTTTGACGGTACGATGCAAATGCTTGGTGGTGGTAATCGTCAAGGTGGTGACGCTTCTTTTGATCAAGGTTTCAATCAGGCCCCTGGTGGTAACCAAGGTGGTCAAATGGGTGGTGCACCTCAGCAAGGTGGTTTTAACCAACAGCCTGCTCAGCAACCAAGACAGCAACCGAATCCAATGGGTCAGCAGAATGTACCGCCAATGGGCGGCCAACAGCCAGCGCAACCACAACGCGCACCAGCTTATGCACCGAATGACTTTGATGATGACGATGTACCTTTTTGACCATTACAATAATTAAATATGTTGATTAAAATTCTAAAGAGCCCGCTTAAGTTGCGGGTTTTTTGTTATTGAATGTCTTTGGATATTTCAGTCAAGGAATAGTGAGTTATGAAGAAAAAGGTATGGCTTATACTGGTAGTGATGTTTGGTGCTGCTTGGTTATTACAAACACCATTACAAGCCGCTGAGACTGCTGTAGAAAATAAAAAAGAGATTGTCGTTTTATTGCACGGTCTTGGCAGAAGCAATGTAGCAATGTGGCGTTTAGCTAATCTGCTAGAAGATGCTGGCTATGACGTTAAACAGGTAGGTTACAGCTCATTTAATACAACAACCCCAGAAGTTGTTTCTGATATTACTAAGCAGATTGATGATTGTTGTGTCAATCAAAATCGTACGGTTCACTTTGTTGGTCACTCGTTAGGTGGTTTGTTGATTCGTGCCTATCTTCAAGATAACCGTTTACAACATTTGGGGCGTACAGTTCTTATAGGGACACCCAATAATGGAACGGATATCGCTGATCGTTTTAGAGGCAATTGTCTTGTTGAGTTTTTAATGCCAATGGCAACAGCATTAGGTACAGATGATAATAGCCTACCTAAAAAGCTTGATGCTCCATACTATACGATTGGTGTAATTGCTGGTGTTACTGAAAGTGACTCTAATGAAGACTATTTGCCGGGGCGAGATGATGGTCTGGTTCCAGTAGAGTCAACAAAACTTGAAGGAATGACTGACTTTATTGAGGTGAATAGTGGACATTCAATGATGCGATACAACAATGAAGTTGCAGAGCAAACAATCTATTTTCTTAAAAACGGACAGTTCAATAAAGTCAATAGCGACAAATTATGATACTAAGAGTGCTATAAGAGAGTCTAGGCATTGAGTAAGTGTTTGGTTTTTTTTCTGATCAAGTGCATCCTTGTGAGGCTTAGCAAACTGTTCAATATCGTTATCAAAATATTGACCAGAAGCATTTTTAAACTCATCTGATAAGCTGGCACGAACTAAAATAGTTGAGCCAATGTTGATGTCTTTGCCTGGCATGCCAAAACCTTCTTTAACCATTTTTGTGGCAAGCAATGAGCCTGGATTGATGGCGACAATCATAGGGCCTTGATTACCTAGTTTGTGTGCCATAAAAAACGACCACATAGTGAGAGCCAATTTACTTTGAGCATAGGCTTCAAACTCATCATTTAAATGCACTTTGCCAATGAGTGCATCCAGATTAACTGGAGCTTGTGCCGCAGATGATAAGTTGACCACGCGTGAAGTATTATTCAATAAAGGCAGTAGCTGTTGGGTGAGTAAATAGGGAGCGAGTGTATTTACCACAAAGCGAACATCCATTCCATCTGGGTTAATCGGGCTGTTGGTTTTAAAGATTCCTGCGTTATTAATGAGTACATCGAGTTTACTATGTTTGTCTTTTATTGCGTTTGCCAAAGCCGCCACTTCTGAAAGTTTAGATAAATCGGCTAAATAACTTTCTACCTTTATGCCATTGGACAATGCATTAAGAATTTGCTCTACTTCTGCTAATTTATTTGGATTTCGGCCATGTATCAACACCGCATGACCTAAAGAAACTAGAGCTTTAGCGGTTGCTAAGCCGATGCCATCAGTAGCCCCCGTTATCAAAATAGTTTTTTGCATGATCGTTATCCTGTATTAAGCGAAGTCGGGCAAAAGTTCATCTGCAAGACGTTTTAAAGTAGTTTCAGTATCGGCTTGGTTAAATCTTAAGTTAATTGCTACATGGTTAATGCCAATACTTTGTAAGTCTTTTAGGTGTGATTTAAGCGGATTAATACCTAAGCGATAACCCAAATGAATCGGCTCAAGTGGCGCATTAGGATCATCCATAATATCAATATACAGTGATTGCACCGCAGGTTTATTAAAGCCGCCATAGGCTTTGATGCGTGATCGCCAGCTATCGATGATCGTGGCTTGTGTGATTATATTTCGTGGGTAGGTGATCCAGCCATGTCCATTTTGTGCAATCCAGTCAGGTGTTTGTTGACTGCCACCTGTAATCAGTAAAGGTAGTTGGTCAGCTGTAGGTTTGGGTAACATGTCTACCTGACCATCTAAGCTTCCATATCTATTTTTAAATACTGGTCGGTTATGCCCCATTTGTTGAATGTATTCAAAGCTCTCTCGAAAACGTTCGCTTCGATTTTCAAACTGTAAGTTTAATGCTGGGTATTCGTCAGGTCTATCACCTGAAGCGACGCCTAAAATAAGCCGACCACCAGATAGTGCATCGATACTGGCAGCGGCTTTGGCGACGTGAGCCGGGTGACGTAATGGAAGTACTAGGCTGGCAACGCCTAATGAAATCGTTTCTGTTTGGCCTGATAGCAGGCCAAGATATACAAAAGGATCAAAAATTTGCCCTGCATCACCGAAAGATGGCACATTAAAGGGCACGTCTCTTATCCAAAGGGTGCTAAAGCCAAGTTGCTCGACCAATTGAGCACGCTTTAGGTGCTCGTTCATGCAGGGCACCGCATGGGTTGAATAGTTTTCAATAGGCACCGTAATACCAAGGCTTAGACGACCAGGTTTGAAGCTATTGTTGTATCCACGATTCAGTGTCGGGAATGCATTATGTATTCCTTGGGGTGCCATGTGACTAGTCATGGTTTAAAAGCCTTCTAAAACCAGTTTGCCGATAGAGCTTCCTGACTCTAATTCAGCATGTGCAGTTTTTAAATTGTCTGCATTGATTTTACCAAGGTGTTTGCCGAGCGTGGTCTGAATATGACCCTGATCGACCAGCTCTGCGATACGATTGAGTAGTTGACCTTGCTCATCCATGTCGGGGGCATTAAACATAGAGCGAGCAAACATAAACTCTATATGCAGTGATTGACTTTTAAGTTTGAGTTTCATCACATCCAGCGGTATGCTTGGGTCATCTATCATGGCAATTTTGCCAAAGGTAGATAATATGTCTGGATAGTTTTCAAAGTAGCTTTCAGTGCTGTTTAAACTGGCGATGTGTGTTACTTGCCCCATGCGATTGTTTTGCATGAGTGCCTCAATCTGCGGTTGTAGATCTTGAGTATGATCGACCACATAATCTGCACCTAGCTTTTTAACCCATTCTTGAGAGCTTGGGCGAGATGCAGTGGCGATAATGGTTGCCCTTGTAATAGCTTTGGCAATTTGGATTAAAATTGAACCAACACCACCTGCAGCGCCCACGATCAAAAGAACTTCATTTGACTGTTGTATTGAATCAGGTGACTGCTGCTTAAGGTTAAGGTGTTCAAAAAGCATTTCCCAAGCAGTAATCGCTGTTAGAGGTAACGCAGCCGCTTCTGTATTACTTAAGTTTTTGGGTTTGTGGCCTACAATACGTTCATCTACCAGTTGATATTCAGCATTGCTGCCTTGGCGATTTAAGTCGCCCGCATAAAAGACTTTGTCTCCCGTTTTAAATTTTGTGACGCTTTCACCAATCGCAACCACTTCACCAACAGCATCCCAACCCAGTATTTTGTGTTGTCCAACTTCAGGCGCCATGTTTTGGCGAATTTTGTAATCGACCGGGTTCACAGAAATGGCATTAACTTTTACAAGTAAATCATGCCCGTTGGGCGTGAGGGTGGGTAGTTCTATATCGATTAAAGCATTTGTATCTGTAATGGGTAGTGATTGATTATAACCAATGGCTTTCATGCTTTTCTCCAGCTGAGTTTTTTATTTGTTTTGCTTTGTCTTATATGACGTTGAGAGAATCATAACGCTTGATTAGGTTGTAATAAACAGGGTAATATTTGAATTACTATCAAAAAATATTTGAAAATAGGTTGGGTATGAATATAGAAGACCTTCAAGTAGTGCTAAAAGTGGCGGAGTTTCGTAGCATTACTCAAGCGGCTGAACAGTTGGATATGCGTATTGCTACAGCAAGTGCCGCACTTAAACGAGTGGAGCAGGCACTGGATACGGAGTTGTTTACACGAACTACGCGCCAGCTTAAGTTGTCTAGCGCAGGTGAACGTTATATTCCACAGTGCGAACAAGCATTACAAGTGTTGGAGCAAGCCAGGCAAAATATGAAAGAGGATTTAGGGGTTCTCGATGGTGAAATCCGTTTAGCTGTGTCCTCTGATTTAGGGCGAAATTTAGTCACACCTTGGCTAGATGAGTTTATGGACAAGCACCCGAATGTGAGCCTAAGAATGAATTTAAGTGACAGTAATATCGATTTCTACCGCGATTCAGTTGATATTGCTTTGCGGTATGGTACACCTGATGATGCTAGTATGTATGGCTTTAAAATTTGTGATGTGCCTGGATTACTTTGCGCTTCACCTTCCTATTTACAAAGGCATGGTACACCTAAAACTCCAGATGACTTGTCTGAACATAATGGTCTTTTTTACCAGTTATATGATATTAAACATGATGTGTGGACGTTCTCTGATGGTGGGCAAAAGCATAAAGTTAAAATGAAAGGTAATCGAGTTTCCAATGATGGTGATCTGGTTAGGCGTTGGTGTGTCGCAGGTAAAGGATTAGCCGTTAAATCCTGTCTAGATATGTCTAATGATTTGTTATCTGGAAAAGTGGTTTCTTTGCCAGAGTTTAAGCTGGATTCTACAGAGCTGTGGCTAGTCTTTCCTAGTAGACAGTCGATTACACCTGTGGTGCGTTTATTAAGGGATGCGTTAAAAGCAAAAACGTCAGGTGTTTTTAACAAGTTGGTTGAAAAAGGTGTTTTATGAATTAGTTGTCTTCAGTAGCTAGATGTAAGATGTTAAGGTTTCAATTAGTTTATATGTGTAAAGAATTAGTTTTATTTAGGCACAAAATTTTACATCAATATTTACATAAGTTGCTATCTGCTCAGTTTACTAGGGACTTTGTTGGTATCAGGTGTGTTTAACCATTTTGATACCCAGTGAAATATAATTTTGTATAAAATATTAATTAAAGCCCGTTATTACGGGCTTTTTTGTTTTTATCTATTCAACTCGTTATAGATGTTTCTGGCGTTTCTTTCGTACAGTTCTTTGTAAGCAGGGCGGTCTTTATGCTTGGATTGGTCAATGTTTTTAACATCATCTACCGTACCGCCTTGTTTCATGAATTCTTTGACTTGTTGGGCTAATTCTACAAAATAGTCATAGGTTTGTTTTTTAATAACTTGGGCATTCGCGGGGTTGCCGTGGCCTGGAATCATGAGAGTGTCTTGGTTGGTTAGCACCATCATTTTGTCAAACGATTCCATCCATTCAACATAACTACCATCTTCGAACAGGCCTGGTAATCTCTCATTGAACCCTAAGTCTCCACTAAAAATAATATTACGAGACGGAATGTATGCACCTGTCATGGTTGGGGTATGGCCACCGCCAAAGTTGATCAGTTGAACGTGTTCACCTTTGCCAACATCTATTGTTATTTGATTTTCAAATGTAGTGTAGTCTTTGGCTGCATTGGTTGAGTAACTATTAATGACACTGCCAATTGAACGAGTGTATCTCCGTTTAGATTTGGCAAAATTTTTGTTCCAGTATTGGGTGGCGGCTTTTTCAGAGTAGATGTTTTTGACCCCAATATCGCGCCAGTAACTGGCACCCATATTTGCATGACCTTGATAGTTTTCAATTGCGACCCATTTAACTGGCTTGTTGGTGAATTTTTTTAAGGCTTGATGAAAACTGTAGGCGACCGCTTCATTCGGACCTGAGTTGTAAACAAAAACGCCGTCTTCAAAAATTACTGCACTCATATTGTTGTTAAAGCCAAAGTTGCCGGGCGTGCCCCATATCATGCTGCCCACGGAAGTATAAACTCCAGGTGCAATCTTCTGTAATTTTGGAATTGGCAAGGTTTTACCAATGTATCCGAGCTTTTTTTCCAGTGCGCTGACTTCTGTAGCATAATCAGGGTAAGCTTCGCTAAAAGAGTCGGCGTAGACAGAAGATGATGCAGCTGCTGGGTTCGTCAGTAATAAAACAGAAATGGTAGCTAAGTTTATAAACGGATTTTTTAGTTTGTTTATCATGGTCTATTTCCCTTGTAACGCTTTATCTTGGCTTTCTTTCCAATTACCACCCAATGCTTTGTATAAATTAACCAAAGCGGATGAGTGATTTCGTTTCATTGTGACCTGAGCTAACTCTGAATTAAATAAATTACGTTGTGCATCCAATACTTCTAAGTAGCTTGAGTAACCTGCATCAAATCGTGTTTGCGATAACTGCAAAATTTGCTTAAGTGCAGTGACTTGGCGTTGCTGTGCTTCAAGTTGTTTAGTGCTGGCTTTAAGCTGGGTTAAGGCATCCAAAACTTCTTTAAAAGCGTTACGTAGGGTTTGTTGGTACTGTATCGTCATAGCTTGTTGTTGCGTTTCAGACAGTTGCACTTGAGATTGACGTTTTCCGTAATCAAAAATTGGCGCGTTAATCGCTGCAGACGCATTCCAACCAATTGATTGATCACTAAACAACTGATTCAACGATTCACTTTGAAAACCTAGCAGGCCTGTTAAGCTTATAGACGGAAAAAGTGATGCTTTCGCCACTCCGATATTCGCATTAGCGGCAATCAGTCGTTGTTCCATAGCAACAATGTCTGGACGACGCTCAATCAGTTTAGAAGAGAGTCCTTCAGGCACGGGTAAGCTATCAAAAGTACTAAGTTCTTTGGTTTTGAATGTGTCTGAAGTCATTTCAACCAATGATTTTGCTGAACGACCTACTAAAACGGCTAGGGCATTCAGTTGTAAATCACGTTGTTCAAGCTGCTGTTGCAAGGCAATTTCAACCGCTGCTAATTCTGATTCTGCTTGGTGAACATTTAGCGGTGTGGTTGAACCATATTCCAACTGAGTTTGTCTAAGTTCAAGTGTCTCTTTACGAGATTTAACGGTGTTTCCCGCCAAGCGAACAGTTTGGTTTAATGCCATTAAATTGAGATAAGCATTAGCCACAGCTGCCGAAACGGTTAATTTAACGGTTTTTTGATCGGCTTGCGTAGCAGAGTAGGCGGCCTGAGCTTGTTGTTTGAGTGCATCGACTCTGCCCCAAATATCTAACTCATAGCTTAATAATGCCCCTAAAGAAAATTGTCCAAAGGTTGCGCCAGTATCTAAAGGGTACACATTATCGTTGGTTTGCGTTCTTGCTAATTCACCGCTCATATTCAGCTCTGGATATTGTGCTGACTTACTTTGCTGTAATAGCAAACGCGCTTGCTCTAAGTTGAGTCTAGCTAGCTGAATATCACTATTGTGTAAAAGTGCTTCATTCGTTAACTCAAACAAGGTTTGGTCGCCTGAAAGTTGCTCAAACCAACTTTTCTCATCCAAGCCTAATTGCATTGGGATATTCGCTTGGTGCTGTTGCAAACTCTGTTGAGTAGGCAGCTCTGTTTTAGGTTTTTGATAAGTGGGTATTTGACTACAACCTGTCAGCAGCATGATAGGAATGAGAGTCGAAATGGTGAATATTTTTTTCATTACTTAGACTCCTGAATTTTCTTTGAACCAAAACGTTCTGAAAACGCGGCTACCCAGCGGAAAAACATGGGTATAAATAGTGGCGCAAATAAGGTGGCGGCAATCATTCCACCTACCAGGCCTGTTCCAACGGCTTGACGAGCCGCTGCACCGGCACCCGTACTTAACATGAGTGGAATCGCAGCAATGGTGAAAGCTAAAGAGGTCATAACAATCGGTCTAAATCTCAGTCTAGCAGCTGTTTCAGCTGCTTCTGCGAGAGGCATACCTTGTTTGTGCTTTTGCATACCTACTTCCACAATTAAGATGGCATTCTTGGCGGATAATCCAATGAGAGTGAGTAATCCAAGCTGGAAATAAATATCATTTTGTAACCCACTTAAACTGACTGCTAGCGTTGCGCCCAATACCGCAAACGGTACCGCTGTTAATACAGCAATCGGAATTGACCAGCGTTCATATTGCGCGGCAAGAATTAAGAAAACAAACAATAAACCAAATAAGAAGGCCTGATTGCCAGAGCTTGATGACTGTTTCTCTTGATAGGCTTCACCCACCCAACCAAGACTGTAACCTTCAGGCATGACTTCATTAGCCACTTCTTCAAATGCCGCAATCGCTTGTCCTGAACTATAACCAGGAGCAGGTTCTCCCATCAATTTAGCCGCTGGGAAAAGGTTGAAACGATCAATAACATCCGCACCTGTTAATCTTTTAACACTGACTAATGAACTTAATGGAATCATGTGGCCTGTCTGGGCGCGTACAAAGACTTGCGCTAAATCTTCAGGTTTTTCACGGTAGTTGGCTTCTGATTGTAGATTAACCTTGTAGGTTCTTCCATATAAGTTGAAGTCATTCACGTAAAGCGTTCCGAAAGTGGCTTGCATCGCTGAAAAAACATCATTCACAGGCACTTGCATTGCTTGTGCTTTTTCACGATCCAGCTTCACTTCGTATTGTGGAACCTTAGTTGAAAAAGTGGTTCTGACTGAAGCTAGCTCAGGTCGTGCTGTGGCTTTAGCAATGAGTTCATCCGTTGTTTTGGAGAGGGCTAAGGAGCCATCACCATTACGGTTTTGTAAGTAGGCTTCAAATCCGCCTGTCATACTCATACCCATAATGGTCGGCATGCCTATTGGAATACTAAAGGCATCTGGAATCGCCATTAACTGCCCAAATAATTGGCCAACAATAGCAGGTGAGCTCTCATTGGGTTCTTGACGTTCATCCCAGTGTTTTAAACTTACAAAAGAGACCGCAGAATCGGTTTTATTGGTAAAGGTTTGTAAGTCAAAACCGGCAAAGCTAATGGCATGGTCTACGCCTGCGTGTTGGCGTAACATCTCTGATGTTTGATCACGAACCACTTCAGTTCTTGCCAGAGAAGAGGCTGGTGGCAGGTAGTTAAGAACAAACAATGTACCTTTATCTTCTTGTGGCAATAGTCCTTTAGGTAAGCCACCTAAAGATTGATAAGTGATAAATACCAGGCCACCAAAAAGTAACACGCTTATTAAGCTATAGCGCATAACAGTTCTTACCCCTAAGGTAAAGCCGTTAGTGGTGGCGGTAAAGAATCGATTGAACTGGTAAAAGAATCCACTGGTTTTAGTCTGTACAGGTTTGAGTAAATTGGCACACAATGCAGGAGTCAAAGTTAAAGCAACCAAACCAGAGATGGTGACTGAGATAACAATGGTAATGGCAAACTGTCTATACATTTGACCCGTCAGGCCCTCGATAAAGGCAACCGGTATAAATACTGCTCCTAAAACAAGTACGATGGCGACAATCGGACCAGTAATTTCACTCATGGCTTTAATCGTCGCTTCTCGTGCCGAAAGGTTCTCTGAGTGCATAATACGTTCAACGTTTTCGACCACAATAATCGCATCATCCACCACTATACCAATGGCGAGTATCATGCCAAACAGTGTCAGCTGGTTGATTGAGAAACCAAGTAGATACATACCCACAAAGGTACCGATAATCGACACAGGAATGGCTAAGACTGGAATCAAGGTGGCACGCGCATTTTGCAAAAATAAGAACACCACTAACACTACTAAAATCAAGGCTTCAAACAGCGTGTAGATAACTTTTTCAATAGAGATATTAACAAATTCTGTCGTGTCATATGGCACAGCATAATCTAACCCATTTGGAAAATTATTGGATAACTCAGCCAATTTGCTATCAATTAAATCAGAAGTTTCTAGGGCATTAGCACCTGGTTTTAAAAAGACACCGATTGGCACGGTTGGCTTGCCATCAAAGGTGGCGTTGAAGCTGTAATCTTGTGCCCCTAATTCAATACGAGCTACATCTTTTAGACGTAACGCATTACCGTCACTTTCAGCTCTAAGAATAATATTCTCAAATTGTTCGGGTTCAGATAATCGGCCTTCGGTGGTAACCGTGTAAGTAAACGCTTGCGCGTTTTGCATTGGCTCTTGACCAAAACGCCCCGCAGCAAATTGTGAGTTTTGCGATTGTATTGCTTGGTAAACATCGTTTGGCGTAAGCTTATATTGAGCGAGTTTATTAGGTTCTAGCCACACACGCATCGAGTAATCTTTGGCGCCAAATTGA contains these protein-coding regions:
- a CDS encoding efflux transporter outer membrane subunit, with the translated sequence MKKIFTISTLIPIMLLTGCSQIPTYQKPKTELPTQQSLQQHQANIPMQLGLDEKSWFEQLSGDQTLFELTNEALLHNSDIQLARLNLEQARLLLQQSKSAQYPELNMSGELARTQTNDNVYPLDTGATFGQFSLGALLSYELDIWGRVDALKQQAQAAYSATQADQKTVKLTVSAAVANAYLNLMALNQTVRLAGNTVKSRKETLELRQTQLEYGSTTPLNVHQAESELAAVEIALQQQLEQRDLQLNALAVLVGRSAKSLVEMTSDTFKTKELSTFDSLPVPEGLSSKLIERRPDIVAMEQRLIAANANIGVAKASLFPSISLTGLLGFQSESLNQLFSDQSIGWNASAAINAPIFDYGKRQSQVQLSETQQQAMTIQYQQTLRNAFKEVLDALTQLKASTKQLEAQQRQVTALKQILQLSQTRFDAGYSSYLEVLDAQRNLFNSELAQVTMKRNHSSALVNLYKALGGNWKESQDKALQGK
- a CDS encoding zinc-binding alcohol dehydrogenase family protein, whose product is MKAIGYNQSLPITDTNALIDIELPTLTPNGHDLLVKVNAISVNPVDYKIRQNMAPEVGQHKILGWDAVGEVVAIGESVTKFKTGDKVFYAGDLNRQGSNAEYQLVDERIVGHKPKNLSNTEAAALPLTAITAWEMLFEHLNLKQQSPDSIQQSNEVLLIVGAAGGVGSILIQIAKAITRATIIATASRPSSQEWVKKLGADYVVDHTQDLQPQIEALMQNNRMGQVTHIASLNSTESYFENYPDILSTFGKIAMIDDPSIPLDVMKLKLKSQSLHIEFMFARSMFNAPDMDEQGQLLNRIAELVDQGHIQTTLGKHLGKINADNLKTAHAELESGSSIGKLVLEGF
- a CDS encoding alpha/beta fold hydrolase; translation: MKKKVWLILVVMFGAAWLLQTPLQAAETAVENKKEIVVLLHGLGRSNVAMWRLANLLEDAGYDVKQVGYSSFNTTTPEVVSDITKQIDDCCVNQNRTVHFVGHSLGGLLIRAYLQDNRLQHLGRTVLIGTPNNGTDIADRFRGNCLVEFLMPMATALGTDDNSLPKKLDAPYYTIGVIAGVTESDSNEDYLPGRDDGLVPVESTKLEGMTDFIEVNSGHSMMRYNNEVAEQTIYFLKNGQFNKVNSDKL
- a CDS encoding SDR family NAD(P)-dependent oxidoreductase, which codes for MQKTILITGATDGIGLATAKALVSLGHAVLIHGRNPNKLAEVEQILNALSNGIKVESYLADLSKLSEVAALANAIKDKHSKLDVLINNAGIFKTNSPINPDGMDVRFVVNTLAPYLLTQQLLPLLNNTSRVVNLSSAAQAPVNLDALIGKVHLNDEFEAYAQSKLALTMWSFFMAHKLGNQGPMIVAINPGSLLATKMVKEGFGMPGKDINIGSTILVRASLSDEFKNASGQYFDNDIEQFAKPHKDALDQKKNQTLTQCLDSLIALLVS
- a CDS encoding LLM class oxidoreductase: MTSHMAPQGIHNAFPTLNRGYNNSFKPGRLSLGITVPIENYSTHAVPCMNEHLKRAQLVEQLGFSTLWIRDVPFNVPSFGDAGQIFDPFVYLGLLSGQTETISLGVASLVLPLRHPAHVAKAAASIDALSGGRLILGVASGDRPDEYPALNLQFENRSERFRESFEYIQQMGHNRPVFKNRYGSLDGQVDMLPKPTADQLPLLITGGSQQTPDWIAQNGHGWITYPRNIITQATIIDSWRSRIKAYGGFNKPAVQSLYIDIMDDPNAPLEPIHLGYRLGINPLKSHLKDLQSIGINHVAINLRFNQADTETTLKRLADELLPDFA
- a CDS encoding LysR family transcriptional regulator translates to MNIEDLQVVLKVAEFRSITQAAEQLDMRIATASAALKRVEQALDTELFTRTTRQLKLSSAGERYIPQCEQALQVLEQARQNMKEDLGVLDGEIRLAVSSDLGRNLVTPWLDEFMDKHPNVSLRMNLSDSNIDFYRDSVDIALRYGTPDDASMYGFKICDVPGLLCASPSYLQRHGTPKTPDDLSEHNGLFYQLYDIKHDVWTFSDGGQKHKVKMKGNRVSNDGDLVRRWCVAGKGLAVKSCLDMSNDLLSGKVVSLPEFKLDSTELWLVFPSRQSITPVVRLLRDALKAKTSGVFNKLVEKGVL
- a CDS encoding MFS transporter — translated: MLEQPNAMSPVERRAAFSIAGIFSTRMLGLFMIFPVFALFAEAEFKDITGLQIGIAIGIYGLTQAFLQIPYGMLSDKYGRKPLIIAGMFIFMVGSIICAMADSIEMMIIGRAIQGMGAVAAVLMASVADLVTEQFRLRAMSIVGITIGLSFTLSLVAGPLLASWFGVRGIFWVIALLAVVGMLLVKFAMPDIKQQSFQREAEADPSQFGEILKHPQLLRLDFGVFVLHAILTAMFIVVPLTLRDSAGLESVEHWIIYLPVMLLSFALMVPFIIQAESKGRMKPIFVGAIAIIALMQLGFAFIEQSFWTLFFLLLIFFTAFNLLEASLPSLVVKLSPADKKGTASGVYSTSQFLGAAIGGAIGGYFYQYYGYNGVFLFTAVIGSLWFIVAMSMEKPLPLSIASVPIYDLKPEETESVQAQLLAYDGVYEVVVLPEEQRVYFKIDRKLVNEVALIDYIEQSQKQES
- the ssb gene encoding single-stranded DNA-binding protein; this encodes MRGVNKVILVGTLGQDPEVKYAANGNAIANLSVATSEEWNDKNTGQKQQKTEWHRVSMFGKLAEIAGQYLKKGSQVYLEGKLQTRKWQDQNGQDRYTTEVVLSGFDGTMQMLGGGNRQGGDASFDQGFNQAPGGNQGGQMGGAPQQGGFNQQPAQQPRQQPNPMGQQNVPPMGGQQPAQPQRAPAYAPNDFDDDDVPF
- a CDS encoding MBL fold metallo-hydrolase, which translates into the protein MINKLKNPFINLATISVLLLTNPAAASSSVYADSFSEAYPDYATEVSALEKKLGYIGKTLPIPKLQKIAPGVYTSVGSMIWGTPGNFGFNNNMSAVIFEDGVFVYNSGPNEAVAYSFHQALKKFTNKPVKWVAIENYQGHANMGASYWRDIGVKNIYSEKAATQYWNKNFAKSKRRYTRSIGSVINSYSTNAAKDYTTFENQITIDVGKGEHVQLINFGGGHTPTMTGAYIPSRNIIFSGDLGFNERLPGLFEDGSYVEWMESFDKMMVLTNQDTLMIPGHGNPANAQVIKKQTYDYFVELAQQVKEFMKQGGTVDDVKNIDQSKHKDRPAYKELYERNARNIYNELNR